One stretch of Pyrenophora tritici-repentis strain M4 chromosome 4, whole genome shotgun sequence DNA includes these proteins:
- a CDS encoding AraJ, Arabinose efflux permease codes for MALEDEKITAQNVEHVSDTSAIAFEEGQEKGLSDAHICTEEDNKRILRKTDIWMLSLLCMVYFLQSADKGIIGLTAVYGLRTDAHLVGNDYANLGNIGYYAQLAVQPLAAWALVKLRYRHVLPVIITCWGISVAGGLAGSTNYAGLMASRFFLGAFEAAVIPLFSMITIAFYRRSEQPFRVACWYSCYGLSTLLSSPIVYGFGRVHSKSLHRYQVVYLFFGLLTIAIGLCTYWWAHDSPGEARYLSPEDRLKAVDRLKANQQGIVSHTFSWKHVGEAFSEPKYWLYMTMVIAVNAGASVSSVFGSIILQNLAGFTPDEAVLLNMPFGALQFVSILGASYLAYRFKRKSPFLLGLVTIVIIGVALMVALPKTKENKGGLLVGYYLIAFVFAINPLLISWMGSNCAGQTKKAIYYTSFNAGNSVGNIITPYIFDKKFAPQYVNALKGILSIWCILFAVVIAQVIVITIMQKKKCDQREAAGLPRNPIDYSMSGEYHEAGEDVHAENGLQDMTDKENIYFQYLL; via the exons ATGGCTTTGGAAGACGAGAAGATCACCGCCCAAAATGTGGAGCATGTATCCGATACTTCCGCCATCGCCTTTGAGGAAGGGCAAGAGAAAGGCCTGAGCGATGCTCATATCTGTACCGAAGAGGACAACAAGCGCATCCTTCGCAAGACCGACATTTGGATGCTTTCCCTTCTCTGCATGGTATATTTCCTACAATCGGCCGACAAGGGAATTATCGGATTGACAGCCGTGTACGGACTGCGAACGGACGCCCACCTTGTGGGCAACGACTATGCGAATCTCGGCAACATCGGTTACTATGCGCAACTTGCCGTTCAGCCCCTGGCTGCATGGGCTCTTGTCAAGCTTCGATATCGTCATGTCCTTCCCGTCATCATCACTTGCTGGGGTATCTCGGTTGCGGGTGGCCTTGCTGGTTCAACCAACTATGCTGGGCTGATGGCGTCGCGCTTCTTCCTTGGTGCCTTTGAAGCCGCCGTCATTCCATTGTTTTCCATGATCACCATTGCCTTCTATAGGCGTTCCGAGCAGCCGTTCCGCGTTGCATGCTGGTACAGCTGCTACGGTCTCAGCACACTCCTCAGTTCGCCCATTGTTTACGGATTCGGTCGCGTCCACTCAAAATCGCTTCACCGGTATCAGGTCGTGTATCTGTTTTTCGGACTTTTGACAATCGCTATTGGTCTTTGCACGTACTGGTGGGCTCATGATAGCCCCGGAGAGGCTCGCTACCTATCACCAGAGGATCGTCTGAAGGCTGTCGACCGATTGAAGGCGAATCAACAGGGTATTGTCTCCCATACCTTTAGCTGGAAGCATGTTGGAGAAGCGTTCTCAGAACCAAAGTACTGGCTGTACATGACTATGGTCATCGCTGTCAATGCTGGCGCTTCCGTCTCTTCTGTCTTTGGTTCTATCATCCTTCAGAATTTGGCCGGATTCACTCCTGACGAAGCTGTCCTGCTCAACATGCCCTTCGGTGCTCTCCAATTTGTGTCTATCCTTGGTGCGTCTTATTTGGCTTACCGGTTCAAACGCAAGTCGCCATTCTTACTCGGTCTCGTTACTATCGTCATTATTGGTGTAGCCTTGATGGTCGCCCTTCCTAAGACCAAGGAAAATAAAGGTGGTCTTCTTGTTGGCTACTACCTAATTGCTTTCGTCTTCGCGATCAATCCTCTGCTCATCTCTTGGATGGGCTCCAATTGCGCTGGACAAACTAAGAAGGCCATCTACTACACCTCATTCAATGCTGGTAATTCCGTCGGCAACATCATCACCCCATACATCTTCGACAAGAAGTTTGCCCCACAATAC GTGAATGCTCTCAAAGGTATCTTGTCGATCTGGTGCATCCTTTTTGCGGTGGTAATCGCTCAAGTCATCGTTATCACGATAAtgcagaagaagaagtgcGATCAGCGTGAAGCAGCTGGTCTCCCAAGGAACCCTATCGATTACTCGATGAGCGGTGAATACCACGAGGCTGGCGAGGACGTTCACGCCGAGAATGGTCTGCAGGACATGACTGATAAGGAGAATATCTACTTCCAGTACCTGCTGTAG